A region of Melitaea cinxia chromosome 15, ilMelCinx1.1, whole genome shotgun sequence DNA encodes the following proteins:
- the LOC123660133 gene encoding LOW QUALITY PROTEIN: protein twist (The sequence of the model RefSeq protein was modified relative to this genomic sequence to represent the inferred CDS: inserted 2 bases in 1 codon; deleted 1 base in 1 codon), translated as MTDKINTSRSXVAYCRLSLTHTKSRLCTGGGALGGRRIGARLVEMVILCILSMKGRVGAGRFFQSVTTSACAYTLRMLHDNLNSLTVFGPRTMSYENCDNRVHIKREEDQDCLDEDRYYGYAPVEVKRDAEMQGFGPSSPTHLMDLSNGSERPIIPQPWSPNLVFDGEDREYQQSQYPSYDQMYIVDQRQRQFSRSMYFEDSNSQDRVPSYYESNELPKLGDTSYRSSTEERSDENEEQRRTRKRSSKSSRKKTQSFEEMQIQRVMANVRERQRTQSLNEAFASLRQIIPSLPSDKLSKIQTLQLATQYIEFLYQILSNSETSSSSDVGSDSGSEHGKYLAQDKLSYAFSVWRMEGEWTNGQS; from the exons ATGACGGACAAGATAAACACAAGCCGATC GGTCGCATATTGCCGTCTCTCTCTGACGCATACAAAGTCGCGGTTGTGTACAGGAGGCGGCGCACTGGGCGGGAGGCGCATCGGAGCCCGCTTAGTGGAAATGGTTATTTTG TGTATCTTGTCAATGAAGGGACGGGTAGGGGCGGGTCGCTTTTTTCAGTCTGTCACTACGAGCGCTTGCGCTTACACCTTGCGCATGCTACACGACAACTTAAACAGTTTGACGGTTTTCGGACCTCGAACTATgagttacgaaaattgtgataaCAGAGTGCATATTAAGCGTGAGGAAGATCAGGATTGTCTAGACGAGGACCGCTACTACGGGTACGCCCCTGTAGAGGTTAAAAGGGATGCGGAGATGCAGGGCTTCGGGCCATCGTCGCCTACACATCTAATGGATTTAAGCAATGGCTCCGAGAGACCTATTATTCCGCAACCGTGGTCACCGAACCTTGTATTCGACGGAGAAGACAGGGAGTACCAACAGTCCCAATATCCTTCGTACGACCAAATGTACATCGTAGACCAACGACAGAGGCAATTCTCACGGAGTATGTATTTTGAGGATTCGAATTCGCAAGACCGAGTCCCTAGTTATTACGAGTCAAACGAGTTACCTAAACTTGGGGATACTTCGTATCGATCTTCAACAGAAGAGCGCAGTGATGAAAACGAGGAACAAAGGAGAACCAGGAAGCGGTCATCGAAATCATCTCGCAAGAAAACTCAGTCTTTCGAAGAAATGCAAATACAGAGAGTGATGGCTAACGTGCGTGAGCGACAACGAACGCAGAGTTTAAACGAAGCATTTGCAAGTCTGCGTCAAATCATTCCGTCTTTGCCGAGTGACAAGCTGTCGAAAATACAAACACTCCAGTTGGCGACGCAGTACATCGAGTTCTTGTACCAAATTCTATCCAACAGTGAGACTTCATCGAGTAGTGATGTTGGGAGCGACTCTGGAAGTGAGCACGGGAAATATCTCGCTCAAGACAAGTTAAGTTACGCTTTCTCAGTGTGGAGAATGGAGGGCGAGTGGACTAACGGTCAATCGTGA